A genome region from Schlesneria paludicola DSM 18645 includes the following:
- a CDS encoding HEAT repeat domain-containing protein, with translation MQLRAIISVTLICLMTSLATAADSPLVSLKNQLREGSSAERVAATQKLGEMGLRAASAVPALLTSLESEDLPLQHVTLMALGQINSEADLVVPALIRMLSDKSPLLRHGAIESLRMYGVDARPALPQLRKLMEDSDAFVKIEAARAVVDISSEPIEKLEPASAVLISGLSHVSPGINQVAAQGLISAGKSAVPAVQKLLSGSNPAITNHACDVLGMIGPDSAEAVDRLLVLAESKDPDASWHAIRALGAIGAKPDQVVPILTKQLQNEVPVVRMHSAHALGAMGAAAAPAVPSLITALKDKDESVRRAAVSSLGRIGPAAEKAVPALITALDDASGSVTLDVAMALGRIGKPAVPALIEKLKTPGYQQLIAGVLEDVGPNASAAVPALTGLVSAGNPELSREAIMALAAIGPAASSAVPELSKVLKDPKSTVAPAAAFALGRIGAKQACPALRESLNAPNNPMLRLASVWALLQLEPNNEEYIKIGVPRLAEALSSDRPRVRREAATTLGRIGQKAQSAVPALRKSLKDEDPEVRMESLVALAEIGPDCAVALDDIVTLLNEGDPAFVPVAIYACGQIGVAAKSAVPLLKRLLQSRDPVQKTVAAWALVKIDPNPETIKTAIPLLVTALQTSGRVDTRVVAARTLGEIGAGSTEAREALVTAKKDENESVRKAADEAIAKLK, from the coding sequence ATGCAACTCCGAGCAATCATTTCCGTCACTTTGATTTGCCTCATGACCAGTCTGGCGACCGCTGCGGACTCTCCGCTCGTATCCCTGAAGAATCAGCTTCGCGAAGGTTCGTCGGCCGAACGAGTCGCGGCGACCCAGAAGCTGGGCGAGATGGGGCTACGAGCCGCTTCCGCCGTGCCTGCGCTGCTCACCTCGCTGGAGAGTGAAGACTTGCCGCTGCAGCACGTGACTTTGATGGCCCTCGGACAAATCAATTCGGAAGCCGATTTGGTTGTTCCAGCACTGATCCGAATGCTGAGTGACAAGTCGCCGCTCCTTCGGCATGGTGCGATTGAAAGTCTGAGAATGTACGGCGTCGATGCACGTCCGGCGTTGCCTCAATTGAGGAAGTTGATGGAGGACAGTGATGCCTTCGTGAAAATCGAGGCCGCACGCGCCGTTGTTGATATTTCGTCCGAGCCGATTGAAAAGCTCGAGCCTGCCAGTGCTGTTCTCATTTCGGGGCTGTCACACGTCAGTCCCGGCATCAATCAAGTCGCGGCTCAAGGACTCATTTCGGCCGGTAAGTCGGCCGTGCCTGCCGTGCAGAAGTTGCTTTCTGGTTCGAACCCTGCCATCACCAATCATGCGTGTGACGTCTTGGGAATGATTGGTCCAGATTCTGCCGAGGCCGTCGATCGCTTGCTAGTGCTGGCAGAATCGAAAGATCCGGATGCGAGCTGGCATGCGATTCGTGCTCTCGGGGCGATCGGTGCCAAGCCCGACCAGGTGGTGCCTATCCTGACGAAGCAGCTTCAGAACGAAGTGCCAGTGGTTCGAATGCATTCGGCCCACGCACTTGGCGCCATGGGAGCCGCGGCAGCGCCGGCTGTACCCAGCTTGATCACGGCACTAAAGGACAAAGACGAATCTGTGCGACGTGCGGCGGTTTCAAGTCTGGGACGAATCGGTCCTGCGGCTGAAAAGGCCGTCCCCGCATTGATCACCGCGCTGGATGACGCATCTGGCTCCGTAACACTCGACGTGGCGATGGCACTTGGTCGAATTGGAAAGCCCGCCGTTCCAGCACTCATCGAAAAGCTGAAAACGCCTGGATATCAACAGTTGATTGCGGGCGTTTTAGAGGACGTGGGGCCCAACGCAAGCGCAGCGGTTCCTGCATTGACGGGACTTGTCTCTGCGGGCAATCCAGAACTGAGTCGTGAAGCGATCATGGCACTTGCGGCGATTGGTCCCGCAGCCTCGTCCGCAGTCCCCGAGTTGTCTAAGGTGTTGAAAGATCCGAAGTCCACCGTTGCACCTGCTGCCGCGTTTGCGCTCGGAAGAATCGGAGCCAAGCAGGCCTGTCCGGCGCTGCGTGAATCGCTCAATGCACCGAACAATCCGATGCTGCGGCTGGCCAGCGTATGGGCTCTGTTGCAACTCGAGCCAAACAATGAAGAGTACATCAAAATTGGAGTCCCCCGATTGGCCGAGGCTCTTTCGAGCGATCGTCCGAGGGTTCGTCGTGAAGCCGCAACGACACTGGGACGCATTGGCCAGAAGGCGCAAAGTGCTGTACCTGCTTTGCGAAAATCGCTGAAGGACGAGGATCCCGAAGTTCGGATGGAATCCCTGGTCGCACTTGCCGAGATCGGTCCTGATTGTGCTGTCGCGCTCGACGATATCGTCACTTTGCTCAATGAAGGCGATCCGGCGTTTGTGCCCGTTGCCATCTATGCCTGTGGCCAGATCGGCGTCGCTGCGAAGTCCGCCGTTCCGCTGCTGAAGCGACTTCTGCAAAGTCGCGATCCGGTCCAGAAGACCGTTGCGGCCTGGGCGCTTGTCAAAATCGATCCAAATCCAGAGACCATCAAGACGGCGATTCCACTGCTGGTCACGGCGCTACAGACGTCAGGTCGGGTCGATACGCGCGTCGTTGCTGCCCGAACTTTGGGTGAAATCGGGGCAGGCTCGACTGAAGCCCGCGAGGCCCTGGTGACCGCGAAGAAAGATGAGAACGAATCGGTACGGAAGGCCGCTGACGAGGCGATTGCCAAACTGAAGTGA